A genomic stretch from Colwellia sp. Arc7-635 includes:
- a CDS encoding branched-chain amino acid ABC transporter permease, with product MNFELLTQLIVNGLIVGLLYGVVGMCFVLVYKSTQIVNFAQGEFLLIGAWVCWASLVYLELPFIVGFLLTMVFMAVFGILLQMIVLRPMIGEPIISVIMVTIGLSIFFQALMKWIFGVSAQSYPKVFETESIQILGLNIEVAYLMSTVIALIIMVAFYLFFKHSKYGLAMRATAFDQQIAQSLGISVKQVFAMSWGIAATVSATAGVVIAMVSGVSSSLSMMGIKVFPAVILGGLDSIVGAIVGGLIIGVLENVAEFFDSQYLHIGNMYDIAPFYVLLIILWFKPYGLFGTKDIERI from the coding sequence ATGAATTTTGAACTATTAACTCAGTTAATCGTCAATGGCCTCATTGTTGGCCTATTGTATGGCGTCGTGGGTATGTGTTTTGTTTTAGTCTACAAATCTACCCAAATTGTTAACTTCGCCCAAGGTGAGTTCTTACTTATCGGTGCTTGGGTTTGTTGGGCGTCATTGGTGTATTTGGAGCTGCCATTTATTGTCGGTTTCTTACTGACAATGGTATTTATGGCGGTGTTTGGCATTCTGCTGCAGATGATTGTCTTACGCCCAATGATTGGTGAGCCAATTATTTCAGTGATCATGGTCACTATCGGTTTATCGATATTTTTCCAAGCACTAATGAAGTGGATCTTTGGTGTTTCGGCGCAAAGTTATCCAAAAGTGTTTGAAACCGAAAGTATACAAATACTGGGGCTCAATATCGAAGTGGCGTATCTCATGAGTACCGTGATTGCATTGATTATCATGGTGGCATTCTACTTATTCTTTAAACATTCTAAATACGGTTTAGCCATGCGTGCTACCGCTTTCGATCAACAAATAGCGCAAAGTTTGGGTATTTCAGTAAAACAAGTGTTTGCCATGAGTTGGGGAATTGCAGCAACCGTATCAGCGACCGCAGGTGTGGTTATCGCCATGGTCAGCGGGGTATCAAGTTCGCTCTCTATGATGGGGATTAAAGTCTTCCCGGCGGTTATTTTAGGTGGCTTAGATTCAATCGTTGGTGCCATTGTCGGTGGTTTAATTATCGGCGTATTAGAGAATGTTGCTGAGTTTTTTGATAGCCAATATCTCCATATTGGCAACATGTATGACATAGCGCCATTTTACGTATTACTTATCATTCTTTGGTTCAAGCCTTACGGTTTATTTGGTACTAAAGATATTGAAAGAATTTAA
- a CDS encoding branched-chain amino acid ABC transporter permease, giving the protein MSSLTMRPCGDFRTSYKQDNTIFETKTIKRMAIMAIALLCAAPYLVDAYYLTLFIQISYLGIAALGLNILVGYTGQISLGHGAFFGFGAFASAWLNVSFGIPVVLCIPLAGFLTMGVGMIFGLPASRIKGLYLAIATLAAQFILEDFFARANWFSGGSYGSSADPINLFGFVFNTDESFFYIALFALVFMYIWGCNLMRSREGRAFIAVRDHYLSAEIMGIKLNKYRLLSFGVSSFYAGIGGALYAHYLGYVSAEGFTLFMSIQFLAMIIIGGLGSIKGTLMGVVFMVFLPEALESGVGLMKMTEWGNIPMVVDGLAYIKEMAIGLVIILFLIFEPEGMAHRWAQIKNYWKFYPFSY; this is encoded by the coding sequence ATGTCGAGTTTAACGATGCGACCATGCGGTGATTTCCGTACTAGCTATAAACAAGATAATACCATTTTTGAAACTAAAACCATCAAACGTATGGCGATCATGGCTATCGCATTATTGTGCGCCGCGCCTTATTTAGTTGATGCTTATTATTTAACATTATTTATTCAAATATCGTACTTAGGTATTGCCGCGCTAGGGTTAAATATTTTGGTCGGTTATACCGGACAAATATCACTTGGACATGGGGCATTTTTTGGCTTTGGTGCTTTTGCTTCTGCCTGGTTGAACGTGTCATTTGGCATTCCCGTGGTGTTATGTATCCCACTGGCGGGTTTTTTAACCATGGGGGTAGGGATGATCTTTGGTTTACCGGCCTCAAGAATTAAAGGCTTGTACCTTGCCATCGCAACGTTAGCAGCACAGTTTATTTTAGAAGACTTTTTTGCCCGTGCTAACTGGTTTTCTGGTGGCTCATACGGTTCATCGGCAGACCCGATTAACTTGTTTGGTTTTGTTTTTAATACTGATGAAAGCTTTTTCTATATCGCGTTATTTGCCTTAGTGTTTATGTATATTTGGGGCTGTAACTTAATGCGTAGCCGAGAAGGACGTGCCTTTATTGCGGTACGTGACCATTATCTTTCAGCTGAAATAATGGGCATTAAATTAAATAAATATCGCTTGTTGTCATTCGGGGTTTCATCTTTTTACGCAGGTATTGGTGGAGCACTTTATGCGCATTATTTAGGTTATGTGTCTGCCGAAGGATTCACCTTGTTCATGTCAATTCAATTTCTCGCCATGATTATTATCGGCGGCTTAGGCTCTATTAAAGGCACGTTAATGGGCGTTGTGTTCATGGTGTTCTTACCTGAAGCATTAGAAAGCGGTGTTGGCTTAATGAAAATGACCGAGTGGGGCAATATTCCTATGGTGGTTGACGGCTTAGCTTACATAAAAGAAATGGCCATCGGCTTAGTGATTATTTTGTTCCTGATATTTGAGCCAGAAGGTATGGCGCATCGTTGGGCGCAGATTAAAAATTATTGGAAATTTTATCCATTTTCATATTAA